In Leptodesmis sichuanensis A121, the following are encoded in one genomic region:
- a CDS encoding ATP-dependent 6-phosphofructokinase, translated as MTTTTHSKRIGILTSGGDCPGLNAVIRAVVRAATYKYGWEVYGIPYGTDGFIELLTGKRRIEDLRLHEHGYDIPGLLQGLDVLHFLSGSVLGSISKGDPDRHADDIIHGYQKMGLDALIAIGGDGSIEIMDKLAKQAIAEGVAWNWVVIPKTIDNDVPFTELSVGFDTAVNRVTQALYDLTFTAASHDRVMVVEVMGRDAGYLALEAGIAGGADGILIPELTPILNDGVIYGICQKLASLRRDGRRFALIVIAEGVKNRSGQKEKYIGDYLAHKIKDYCDKLCFSGQPEFCNLDQVDTRVTVLGHLQRGGTPSSTDRLLATAFGREAIDLIANGNYNQMVIWENGRVSSVPLSRVIDQIKKARKEGKAPSRVDSQGFLVQTARDIGIYVGDLSVE; from the coding sequence ATGACAACGACCACGCATTCTAAACGCATCGGTATTTTAACCAGTGGCGGAGATTGTCCCGGACTCAATGCTGTAATTCGGGCTGTTGTCAGGGCTGCAACCTACAAATATGGCTGGGAGGTGTATGGAATTCCCTATGGCACTGATGGATTTATCGAATTGCTGACTGGAAAACGTCGCATCGAAGACCTGAGACTGCATGAACATGGCTATGATATTCCGGGCTTGCTGCAGGGGTTAGACGTGTTGCACTTTCTTAGTGGTAGCGTCCTGGGATCGATCAGCAAAGGAGATCCCGATCGCCATGCCGATGACATTATTCATGGCTATCAAAAGATGGGGTTGGATGCTCTGATCGCGATCGGAGGCGATGGCAGTATCGAAATTATGGACAAATTAGCCAAACAGGCGATCGCAGAAGGGGTGGCCTGGAACTGGGTGGTCATTCCCAAAACGATCGACAACGATGTCCCCTTTACCGAACTGTCAGTCGGATTCGATACCGCCGTCAACCGGGTGACGCAAGCGCTGTATGACCTCACCTTTACTGCCGCCAGCCATGATCGGGTGATGGTTGTGGAAGTCATGGGACGGGATGCCGGATACCTGGCTCTGGAAGCTGGTATTGCCGGAGGAGCCGATGGCATTCTGATTCCTGAATTGACTCCCATTCTGAACGATGGCGTGATTTACGGCATCTGTCAGAAACTGGCCAGTCTGCGACGGGATGGCCGACGGTTTGCCCTGATTGTGATTGCTGAAGGCGTGAAGAATCGCAGCGGCCAGAAAGAGAAATACATTGGAGATTACCTGGCCCATAAAATTAAGGATTACTGCGATAAACTCTGTTTTTCTGGGCAACCCGAATTTTGCAATTTAGATCAGGTGGATACTCGCGTCACGGTGCTGGGCCATTTACAACGGGGGGGCACTCCCAGTTCCACCGATCGCCTGTTAGCCACTGCCTTTGGCCGGGAAGCGATCGACCTGATTGCTAACGGCAACTATAATCAGATGGTGATCTGGGAAAATGGCCGTGTTAGCAGTGTTCCACTCAGTCGCGTGATTGACCAGATCAAGAAAGCCCGTAAGGAAGGCAAAGCCCCCTCCCGCGTCGATTCCCAGGGTTTCCTGGTACAAACTGCTCGCGACATCGGCATC
- a CDS encoding dihydroorotate dehydrogenase-like protein — MNLTTTYLGLTLRSPLVPSAAAPLTEDIDNIKRMEDAGAGAVVLHSLFEEQLVHEKFELHHHLTYGTDSYAESLTFFPEPEQFHVGPEVYLEHIRKAKESASIPIIASLNGYTPGGWVEYAQLMQQAGADAIELNVYYVPTDFNLTGAEVEQNYIDILRDVKSEVTIPVSIKLSPYFSNFANMAKRLDDAGADGLVLFNRFYQPDIDLDNLEVYPHLILSSPQDARLPMRWIAILYSRIGADLAATSGVQKGQDALKMLMAGAKITQICSALLRHGIEHIQVIEQEMCHWMEEHEYESVQQMQGSMSQMYCPDSSAFERAQYMKAIQTFTPEFTSAF, encoded by the coding sequence ATGAATCTCACCACCACTTACCTTGGCTTAACCCTGCGATCGCCCCTGGTTCCTTCAGCGGCGGCTCCCTTAACCGAAGACATTGATAATATCAAGCGCATGGAGGACGCGGGAGCAGGAGCCGTCGTGTTGCATTCCCTGTTTGAGGAACAACTGGTGCATGAAAAATTTGAATTGCACCATCACCTCACCTACGGGACGGACAGCTATGCCGAATCCCTTACCTTCTTTCCTGAACCGGAGCAATTTCACGTTGGGCCAGAGGTTTACCTGGAGCATATTCGCAAGGCCAAGGAAAGTGCGTCGATTCCTATCATTGCCAGTTTGAATGGGTACACCCCGGGTGGATGGGTGGAATATGCCCAATTGATGCAGCAGGCGGGAGCCGACGCGATCGAACTCAATGTGTACTACGTGCCAACTGACTTCAATCTCACAGGCGCAGAGGTCGAACAGAACTATATTGATATCCTGCGGGATGTGAAATCGGAAGTGACAATTCCCGTCTCGATTAAGCTAAGTCCCTATTTCAGCAATTTTGCCAACATGGCGAAACGGTTGGATGATGCCGGAGCCGATGGGCTGGTGTTATTTAATCGTTTCTATCAACCGGATATTGATCTGGACAATCTGGAAGTTTATCCCCATTTGATCCTGAGTTCGCCCCAGGATGCTCGATTACCCATGCGCTGGATTGCCATTCTCTACAGCCGCATTGGAGCAGATCTGGCAGCGACTAGCGGGGTTCAAAAAGGCCAGGATGCCTTAAAGATGTTAATGGCAGGAGCAAAAATTACGCAAATTTGTTCTGCTCTATTGCGACATGGCATCGAACATATTCAGGTCATTGAACAGGAAATGTGTCACTGGATGGAAGAACATGAATATGAATCGGTGCAGCAAATGCAGGGAAGTATGAGTCAGATGTATTGTCCCGATTCCAGTGCTTTTGAACGGGCACAGTATATGAAAGCAATTCAAACCTTCACGCCAGAATTCACCAGTGCCTTTTAA
- the nifJ gene encoding pyruvate:ferredoxin (flavodoxin) oxidoreductase: MNSRIYATLDGNEAVARVAYALNEVIAIYPITPASPMGEWADTWTSEGRKNLWGTVPSVAEMQSEAGAAGAVHGALQTGALTTTFTASQGLLLMIPNMYKIAGELTSAVIHVAARSLAAQGLSIFGDHSDVMAVRATGFALLCSASVQEAHDFALIAQAATLESRIPFIHFFDGFRTSHEIQKIELLEDRDLEAMIRQEWILAHRDRALTPDHPVLRGTAQNPDVYFQARETVNPYYESCIEIVQQAMDQFGELTGRHYHLFDYYGAPDADRVIILMGSGCETAHETVDALLATGDKVGVLKVRLYRPWAADRLVAALPKTVKNIAVLDRTKEPGAGGEPLYLDVVTALNEAWEGAMPKVVGGRYGLSSKEFTPAMVKAVFDNLAQPRPKNHFTVGILDDVSHTSLDYDPRFSTESDRVVRAMFYGLGADGTVGANKNSIKIIGEETDNYAQGYFVYDSKKSGSTTVSHLRFGPTPIRSTYLIEQANFVGCHQWGFLERMDILKSAAPGATLLINSPYPPEEIWDHLPIEAQEEIIRKHIKVFTIDANQVARTNGMGSRINTVMQTCFFALAGVLPREEAIARIKKSIEKTYGKKGAEIVRLNLQAVDNTLENLYEVKIPATVTSTQSLQFPIPDCAPAFVHDVLGKMIAREGDELPVSAMPVDGTYPTGTAKWEKRNIAQEIPVWDPDVCIQCGKCVMVCPHSVIRGKAYEPAALENAPDTFKSANARDHDFTGQKFTIQVAAEDCTGCGICVDVCPAKNKSMPSRKAINMAEQLPLREQERENWDFFLSLPTPDRRDLKLNLIRQQQLQEPLFEFSGACAGCGETPYLKLASQLFGDRMLVANATGCSSIYGGNLPTTPWTQNAEGRGPAWSNSLFEDNAEFGLGFRLAIDKHADMAVELLQDLGSLIGDHLVTGLINAEQRSEADIYEQRERVAELKQILDRLLTTETDPPIQAKLRSLKSLADYLVKKSVWIIGGDGWAYDIGFGGLDHVIASGHNVNILVMDTEVYSNTGGQSSKATPRGAVAKFAAGGKPAPKKDLGLIAMTYGNVYVASVAMGAKDEHTLKAFLEAEAYDGPSLIIAYSHCIAHGINMQTAMNHQKAIVESGRWLLYRYNPALLAEGKNPLHLDMGAPKKPVSQSMYEENRFKMLTKSKPEQAKRLLQEAQQDVNMRWKFYEHLAARPLADHSPSPTRPVMPPSVVPNGHNGHNGHNGHSKGDQPMGSQPAKMG; encoded by the coding sequence ATGAACAGTAGAATTTACGCAACGTTGGATGGAAATGAAGCCGTCGCCCGCGTTGCCTATGCCCTTAATGAAGTGATCGCCATTTATCCCATTACTCCCGCTTCCCCGATGGGTGAATGGGCCGATACCTGGACGTCCGAAGGACGGAAGAACTTATGGGGAACGGTGCCCAGTGTGGCCGAAATGCAAAGTGAAGCCGGAGCCGCCGGAGCCGTGCATGGTGCCCTGCAAACAGGAGCTTTAACCACTACATTCACGGCTTCTCAGGGCTTACTGTTAATGATCCCGAATATGTACAAGATTGCGGGAGAGTTAACCAGTGCCGTAATTCACGTCGCGGCTCGATCGCTGGCCGCTCAAGGGTTATCCATTTTCGGGGATCACAGTGATGTGATGGCCGTTCGCGCTACAGGATTTGCCCTCCTCTGCTCCGCCTCCGTCCAGGAAGCCCATGATTTCGCTCTGATTGCCCAGGCCGCTACCCTGGAATCGCGCATTCCCTTCATTCACTTTTTTGATGGCTTCCGCACCTCCCACGAAATCCAAAAGATCGAACTGCTAGAAGACCGCGACCTGGAGGCGATGATCCGGCAGGAGTGGATCCTGGCGCACCGCGATCGTGCCCTCACCCCCGATCATCCCGTTCTGCGCGGTACGGCCCAAAACCCGGATGTCTACTTCCAGGCCCGGGAAACGGTCAACCCCTACTACGAGTCCTGCATTGAGATTGTGCAACAGGCGATGGATCAGTTTGGGGAACTGACCGGAAGGCACTATCACCTGTTTGACTACTACGGGGCTCCGGATGCCGATCGCGTGATCATCCTGATGGGATCTGGCTGTGAAACGGCTCATGAAACGGTTGATGCCCTGCTGGCAACAGGCGACAAGGTGGGTGTGCTGAAAGTCCGGCTCTACCGTCCCTGGGCGGCCGATCGCCTGGTGGCGGCCTTACCGAAAACCGTAAAAAATATTGCCGTGCTCGATCGCACCAAAGAACCGGGAGCAGGCGGCGAACCCCTGTATCTGGATGTGGTGACGGCATTGAATGAAGCCTGGGAAGGTGCCATGCCGAAAGTGGTCGGAGGTCGCTATGGCCTGTCTTCCAAAGAATTCACTCCGGCCATGGTGAAGGCTGTCTTTGATAACCTGGCGCAACCCAGGCCGAAAAATCATTTTACAGTTGGCATCCTGGATGATGTCAGCCACACCTCCCTGGACTACGATCCCCGCTTCTCCACGGAATCCGATCGCGTTGTGCGGGCCATGTTCTACGGGCTGGGGGCGGATGGCACGGTGGGTGCGAACAAAAACTCGATCAAAATTATTGGCGAGGAAACGGATAACTACGCTCAGGGCTATTTCGTTTACGACTCGAAGAAATCTGGCTCCACCACCGTGTCTCACCTGCGGTTTGGCCCCACCCCGATTCGCTCCACCTATTTAATCGAGCAGGCCAACTTTGTCGGTTGTCACCAATGGGGTTTCCTGGAACGCATGGATATTCTCAAATCTGCCGCTCCCGGTGCCACCCTATTGATCAACAGTCCCTATCCGCCGGAAGAGATCTGGGATCACCTGCCGATCGAAGCCCAGGAAGAAATTATCCGCAAGCACATCAAAGTGTTCACCATTGATGCCAATCAGGTGGCCCGTACCAATGGCATGGGTAGCCGGATTAATACCGTGATGCAAACCTGCTTCTTTGCCCTGGCCGGAGTGCTGCCCCGCGAGGAAGCGATCGCCCGCATCAAGAAATCGATCGAAAAGACCTACGGCAAGAAAGGGGCCGAAATTGTCCGCCTGAATTTGCAAGCGGTAGACAACACTTTGGAAAACCTGTATGAGGTGAAGATCCCGGCCACTGTCACCAGCACACAATCGCTCCAGTTCCCAATTCCTGACTGCGCTCCGGCCTTTGTCCATGATGTCTTGGGCAAAATGATTGCGCGAGAAGGGGATGAATTGCCCGTCAGTGCTATGCCTGTCGATGGCACCTATCCCACAGGCACCGCGAAATGGGAAAAACGTAACATTGCTCAGGAAATTCCCGTCTGGGATCCGGATGTTTGCATTCAGTGCGGCAAATGTGTGATGGTCTGTCCCCACAGCGTGATCCGGGGCAAAGCTTACGAGCCTGCCGCCCTGGAAAATGCCCCCGACACCTTTAAATCGGCCAATGCCCGCGATCACGATTTCACCGGACAGAAGTTTACGATTCAGGTAGCGGCAGAAGACTGTACAGGCTGTGGCATCTGTGTCGATGTCTGTCCTGCCAAGAACAAATCCATGCCATCCCGTAAGGCGATTAACATGGCCGAGCAGTTACCCCTGCGGGAACAGGAACGGGAAAACTGGGACTTCTTCCTGAGTCTGCCCACCCCCGATCGCCGCGATCTAAAACTGAATTTGATTCGGCAACAGCAACTGCAGGAACCCCTATTTGAATTCTCCGGAGCCTGTGCTGGATGTGGTGAAACCCCCTATCTGAAACTGGCCTCTCAGTTGTTTGGCGATCGTATGTTAGTGGCCAATGCTACCGGGTGTTCCTCCATCTATGGCGGCAACCTGCCCACTACCCCCTGGACGCAAAATGCGGAAGGTCGCGGCCCTGCGTGGTCAAACAGCCTGTTTGAAGACAATGCCGAATTTGGTCTGGGCTTCCGGCTGGCGATCGACAAGCACGCCGACATGGCCGTTGAACTGCTGCAAGACCTGGGCAGTTTGATTGGCGACCATCTCGTGACGGGCCTGATCAACGCCGAGCAGCGATCGGAAGCGGATATTTACGAACAGCGGGAACGAGTGGCCGAACTGAAGCAAATCCTCGATCGCCTGCTGACCACCGAAACCGATCCGCCTATCCAAGCCAAACTCAGAAGCCTGAAGTCCCTGGCCGATTACCTGGTGAAGAAGAGTGTCTGGATCATCGGGGGTGACGGCTGGGCGTATGATATTGGCTTTGGTGGGTTAGATCATGTGATCGCCAGTGGCCACAATGTCAATATTCTGGTGATGGATACGGAAGTCTACTCCAATACCGGAGGTCAGTCTTCCAAAGCCACCCCCAGAGGAGCCGTTGCCAAATTCGCCGCTGGTGGCAAACCCGCTCCCAAGAAAGACTTGGGCCTGATTGCCATGACCTACGGCAATGTCTATGTGGCCAGCGTGGCGATGGGAGCCAAAGACGAACATACTCTGAAAGCTTTCCTGGAAGCGGAAGCCTATGATGGCCCATCGCTAATCATTGCCTACAGCCATTGCATTGCTCACGGCATCAATATGCAAACGGCCATGAACCATCAGAAGGCGATCGTCGAAAGTGGTCGCTGGTTGCTCTACCGCTACAATCCCGCTCTGCTTGCCGAAGGTAAAAATCCTCTCCACCTGGATATGGGAGCGCCCAAGAAACCCGTCAGCCAGTCCATGTACGAAGAAAACCGCTTCAAGATGCTGACCAAGAGCAAACCGGAACAAGCCAAACGGCTTCTTCAGGAAGCGCAACAGGACGTGAATATGCGCTGGAAGTTCTACGAACACCTTGCCGCCCGTCCTCTAGCCGACCATTCCCCCAGTCCAACACGCCCCGTTATGCCTCCCAGCGTGGTTCCTAACGGCCACAACGGTCATAACGGCCACAATGGACACTCCAAAGGGGATCAGCCCATGGGAAGCCAGCCAGCGAAGATGGGGTAA
- the hoxE gene encoding bidirectional hydrogenase complex protein HoxE, which produces MQSATDRPKAQEAAKTKPAHPSGDRRFKTLDMTMKRFQYKPDALIEVLHKAQEAFGYLEEDVLLYIARGLKLPLSKVYGTATFYHLFSLKPAGAHTCVVCLGTACYVKGSDKVLAELEKELGIKVGETTPDGKVSLMAARCIGACGIAPAVVFDGKVAGKQEPAMALEHIKAWETE; this is translated from the coding sequence ATGCAATCTGCAACTGATCGACCCAAGGCACAAGAGGCCGCCAAAACAAAACCAGCCCATCCCAGTGGCGATCGTCGCTTCAAAACGCTGGACATGACAATGAAGCGCTTTCAATACAAGCCGGATGCGTTGATTGAAGTGCTGCATAAAGCGCAGGAAGCATTTGGCTACCTGGAAGAAGATGTGTTGCTGTATATTGCCAGGGGGCTAAAACTGCCACTCAGCAAGGTTTACGGGACGGCCACATTTTATCATTTGTTCTCTCTTAAGCCAGCAGGTGCCCATACCTGCGTGGTTTGTTTGGGAACAGCCTGTTATGTGAAAGGGAGTGACAAGGTATTGGCAGAACTGGAAAAAGAACTGGGCATTAAAGTTGGCGAAACCACACCCGATGGTAAGGTGTCGTTGATGGCGGCTCGCTGCATTGGAGCCTGTGGCATCGCTCCAGCCGTCGTCTTTGATGGCAAGGTAGCCGGAAAACAAGAGCCAGCGATGGCGTTAGAACATATCAAAGCCTGGGAAACCGAATAG
- the nuoF gene encoding NADH-quinone oxidoreductase subunit NuoF, producing the protein MDLADLLEIAETQRTKQKPTRVHCCTSTGCRAARSLEVLHNLKSATEAAGLQDQVEVVGVGCSGFCGRGPLVEIDPKNVLYEEVKPEDAASIIDTLKGGTATATQGDLNHPFFSRQLKIVRQHSGKLDPESIEEYIAVGGYRSLYKALYEMSPAEVVEEITKSGLRGRGGGGYPTGLKWATVAKMPGDQKYVICNGDEGDPGAFMDRSVLESDPHLVLEGMAIAGYAVGANHGFIYVRAEYPLAIQRLQKAIQQAKKYGLLGSQIFDSHFDFKVDIRIGAGAFVCGEETALIQSIEGGRGNPRTRPPYPAQSGLWECPTLINNVESFANITAIIREGSEWYASIGTEKSKGTKIFALTGKIRNNGLIEVPMGITLREIVEEMGGGVPDGEVKAVQTGGPSGGCIPASLLDTPVDYDSLMAIGSMMGSGGMVVMDQTTNMVEVAQFYMEFCRGESCGKCIPCRAGTVQLYGMLTRLLKKQATQADLEKLKDLCYMVKETSLCGLGMSAPNPVLSTLRYFTEEYEALLQPPAYLNGKVTAGSVENSEL; encoded by the coding sequence ATGGATTTAGCCGATCTGTTGGAAATTGCGGAAACCCAACGCACGAAACAAAAGCCGACTCGTGTTCACTGTTGCACGTCTACGGGATGTCGGGCGGCCCGATCGCTGGAAGTTTTGCACAACCTGAAGAGCGCCACAGAAGCTGCCGGGTTGCAGGATCAGGTGGAAGTGGTCGGAGTCGGATGCAGTGGCTTTTGTGGACGCGGCCCACTGGTGGAAATTGATCCCAAGAATGTGCTGTACGAAGAGGTAAAGCCAGAGGATGCGGCCAGCATCATTGACACCTTGAAGGGGGGGACAGCGACGGCTACCCAGGGCGATTTAAACCACCCGTTTTTCTCTCGCCAACTCAAGATAGTTCGGCAACACAGCGGTAAGCTCGATCCCGAAAGTATTGAAGAATATATTGCGGTGGGGGGCTACCGCTCTCTCTACAAAGCGCTATACGAGATGTCTCCGGCAGAGGTGGTTGAGGAAATTACCAAAAGCGGATTGCGGGGGCGTGGCGGCGGCGGCTATCCCACAGGCTTAAAGTGGGCGACCGTAGCCAAAATGCCAGGAGATCAAAAGTATGTGATTTGTAATGGAGATGAAGGCGATCCCGGTGCGTTTATGGATCGCAGTGTCTTAGAAAGTGATCCCCATCTGGTATTGGAAGGGATGGCGATCGCTGGGTATGCAGTGGGTGCTAATCATGGTTTTATTTATGTGCGGGCAGAATATCCCTTAGCTATTCAACGCTTGCAAAAAGCGATTCAGCAGGCAAAGAAATATGGATTGCTGGGAAGCCAGATCTTTGATTCCCATTTCGATTTCAAAGTGGATATTCGCATTGGTGCCGGAGCGTTTGTCTGTGGTGAAGAAACGGCATTGATTCAATCGATCGAAGGGGGGCGAGGTAATCCCAGAACTCGCCCTCCCTATCCTGCTCAGTCCGGCCTCTGGGAATGTCCTACCCTGATCAATAATGTGGAATCTTTTGCCAATATCACTGCCATTATTCGGGAAGGTTCCGAGTGGTATGCCAGCATCGGTACCGAGAAAAGTAAAGGTACGAAAATCTTTGCGCTGACTGGCAAAATCCGCAATAACGGCCTGATTGAAGTGCCAATGGGAATTACGCTACGGGAAATTGTGGAAGAGATGGGCGGAGGCGTTCCCGATGGCGAAGTCAAAGCGGTGCAAACGGGTGGCCCTTCCGGGGGTTGCATTCCGGCTTCACTGTTGGATACCCCCGTGGATTACGATTCCCTGATGGCGATCGGCTCTATGATGGGTTCCGGCGGCATGGTCGTGATGGATCAGACCACCAACATGGTGGAAGTTGCCCAGTTTTACATGGAGTTCTGCCGGGGCGAAAGTTGCGGCAAATGTATTCCCTGCCGTGCCGGAACCGTTCAACTCTACGGTATGCTCACCCGCTTGCTGAAGAAGCAAGCCACCCAGGCAGATTTAGAGAAGTTAAAAGACCTCTGCTACATGGTCAAAGAAACCAGTCTCTGCGGCCTGGGAATGAGCGCTCCCAATCCTGTTCTCAGTACCTTACGTTATTTCACTGAAGAGTATGAAGCCTTACTCCAACCTCCTGCCTACCTGAATGGCAAAGTTACTGCTGGCAGTGTCGAAAACTCGGAGCTTTGA
- the hoxU gene encoding bidirectional hydrogenase complex protein HoxU: MSVKTLKIDNKDIAIEEGATILQAAQENGIPIPTLCHLEGVTDVGACRLCLVEIKGTNRLLPACVTEVAEGMEIQTNTEKLQEYRKMTVELLFSEGNHICAVCVANGNCELQDVAIQVGMDHTRFTYRFPDRGVDMSHELFGIDHNRCILCTRCVRVCDEIEGAHVWDVAMRGAACYIVSGLNQPWGEVDACTSCGKCVDACPTGSIFRKGETTAEKERDRAKLEFLVNAREKHQWTR; encoded by the coding sequence ATGTCAGTCAAGACGCTCAAAATTGACAACAAAGATATTGCGATCGAAGAAGGTGCAACTATCCTGCAAGCGGCGCAGGAAAATGGCATCCCGATTCCTACTTTGTGTCACCTGGAAGGGGTGACGGATGTGGGGGCCTGTCGCCTGTGCCTGGTTGAAATTAAGGGCACGAATCGGCTACTACCAGCTTGTGTAACAGAAGTCGCCGAAGGCATGGAAATTCAGACTAACACTGAAAAATTGCAGGAATACCGCAAGATGACGGTGGAGTTGCTGTTCTCTGAAGGCAACCATATTTGTGCCGTATGCGTGGCGAACGGTAACTGTGAACTGCAGGATGTGGCAATTCAGGTAGGCATGGATCATACCCGGTTTACCTATCGCTTTCCCGATCGCGGTGTGGATATGTCCCACGAACTATTCGGCATTGACCACAACCGTTGCATTCTCTGTACCCGCTGTGTACGGGTGTGTGACGAGATCGAAGGTGCCCACGTTTGGGATGTGGCCATGCGAGGAGCGGCCTGCTATATCGTCTCTGGCCTTAACCAACCCTGGGGTGAAGTTGATGCCTGTACCTCCTGTGGTAAATGTGTGGATGCCTGCCCGACTGGATCCATTTTCAGGAAGGGCGAAACCACAGCCGAGAAAGAACGCGATCGGGCCAAGTTGGAATTCTTGGTGAACGCGAGAGAGAAGCACCAATGGACGAGGTAG
- a CDS encoding NADH-quinone oxidoreductase subunit B family protein yields the protein MSKIKFATVWLAGCSGCHMSFLDLDEWLIDLAQSVDVVFSPVGSDIKDYPEEVDVCLVEGGVANEENLELAIKLRQHTKVVISFGDCAVTANVPAMRNMQGGADGVLKRAYLELADTGKQLPHEPGIVPELLDRVIPLHEVIPVDIFMPGCPPPAERIKATIEPLLRGEHPNMQGREMIKFG from the coding sequence ATGAGCAAAATCAAATTCGCCACCGTATGGTTAGCCGGATGTTCAGGTTGTCACATGTCGTTTCTGGATTTGGACGAGTGGTTGATTGACTTGGCGCAATCTGTGGATGTCGTGTTCAGTCCGGTGGGCAGTGACATTAAGGACTATCCAGAAGAAGTGGATGTGTGCCTGGTGGAAGGGGGGGTGGCCAATGAAGAAAACTTAGAATTGGCAATCAAACTGCGACAGCACACCAAGGTTGTGATTTCGTTTGGCGATTGTGCGGTGACAGCGAACGTTCCGGCGATGCGAAATATGCAGGGAGGAGCCGATGGCGTATTGAAACGTGCTTATTTAGAACTGGCAGATACCGGAAAACAACTGCCCCACGAACCGGGAATTGTCCCAGAGTTACTCGATCGCGTCATTCCCTTGCACGAAGTCATCCCTGTTGATATCTTTATGCCCGGTTGCCCACCTCCTGCTGAGCGGATCAAGGCAACGATCGAACCCCTTCTGAGAGGGGAACATCCAAATATGCAGGGGCGGGAGATGATCAAGTTTGGTTAG
- a CDS encoding CP12 domain-containing protein has product MMKASEIMTKDVVTIRGSATVAEAIELMKIRGYHTLVVERRHEQDAYGIVTESDIVGKVAAFGKDPKRMRVYEIMTKPCISINPDLGVEYVARLFINTGIHSAPVIQGKLLGLVTMSDILHKSDFVEQPKEITLSKEIQKAIENARAVCAEKGAASKECAVAWEVVEELQAEASHQQARTHKSAFEEYCEEFPEALEARMYDV; this is encoded by the coding sequence ATGATGAAAGCTTCGGAAATTATGACAAAGGATGTGGTGACGATTCGCGGGTCGGCGACGGTGGCGGAGGCGATCGAACTGATGAAGATCAGAGGGTATCATACCCTGGTGGTCGAGCGCCGTCATGAGCAGGATGCCTATGGAATCGTGACAGAGAGCGATATTGTCGGTAAGGTAGCGGCCTTTGGTAAGGATCCGAAACGGATGCGGGTCTATGAAATTATGACGAAACCCTGTATTTCGATTAATCCTGATCTGGGTGTGGAATATGTGGCGCGGCTATTTATTAACACAGGCATTCATAGTGCTCCAGTGATTCAGGGGAAACTCCTGGGTCTGGTGACGATGAGTGATATCTTGCATAAGAGTGATTTCGTTGAGCAACCGAAAGAAATTACCTTAAGCAAAGAAATCCAAAAGGCGATCGAAAATGCCAGGGCTGTTTGTGCTGAAAAAGGGGCGGCCTCTAAGGAGTGTGCCGTGGCCTGGGAAGTCGTGGAAGAGTTACAGGCGGAAGCGTCTCATCAACAAGCAAGGACGCACAAAAGTGCATTTGAAGAATATTGTGAGGAATTTC